TGCTTGTCGTCGAACACCGGGCCTCCGCGGGGAAGAGAACGGGTTCATTATACGGCCGGCGCCCCGGTTTGACAAGCTTCGGCCGAAGACACCCCCGGGAGACCTTTGAAAACACCGCCGGCGTCAACGACCGCCGCCCCCGGAACCGGCACGGTTTTTGCATCTCGGCGACCGTGAGGCCGATGCTAACGGTCCGCCTCCGCAAAAACCGTGCCGGTTCCGGGGGCGGCGCGGCACCGTCGGCCGGTCTTGCAAGGCGTTTTCAAAGGTCTCCCTTTCTACTGGGTGAAGTTGAAGCGGTAGGTGACGGCGACCTCGCGGGCGATGGGCCGGCCGTTCTGCTGGGCGGGCTCCCATTGCGATTTGCGCGCCGCTTCGAGGGCGGCGGCGTCGGCGTCGGAACGGCCGGTGGAGTTGATGATCCGGACGCGCAGCACCTCGCCGGTAGCGGAGAGATAGATGCCGACGCTGCAGGTCAGGCTCTCGCCGGTCTGCTCGATGAACTGCCGCACCCCGGGCGGGGTCACGGGCTCGGGGAGGCTGAGCTTGCGCGCCGATGTGGTGGTGTCTGAGGTACCGGGGTCGACGAGGGGGTCGAGATCGACGAAGGGATCGGACTTTTCGAGGGGCAGATAGCCGGGAACGGGCGTATCGGGCAGATCGATGGCGCCTTCGGCCTCGGAGACGACCGGGGCGGTGATCACACGCCGTACCGGCGGTCGGACCTCGGGGATCACGATGGTTTGGGGCGGCGGCCGATAGGCCTCCAGGTTCTCCAGCTCCTGAACGTCGCGCTGCAGCTCGTAGGGCCGCAACGGCCGGCTGTAGTTGCCCAGGGCCATGACGATGATGACGTCGAGGAGCAGGCTCAACAGCAGGGCCCGGGAAAGGATCAGGCGACGGCGGGTACGACGGTTGCCCTCTTTGTTGGACACGGCTCCTCCTGTCGGGGGGGTCTCACCTATCTCTACGCCGCCAAGAATGCTTTGGTTCGCGGATCGCGCCGCTGAAGGATGTTTCGAGTGATAGTCATCACAACAACAGCCCGTTGACGGCCACATAATCCCCCCTTCGTATTGACAGGACAGGCTTAATTGGCTAAACTTTGACCCCTGATACATTGCGTTTTCTTCATCCATCGGGCCGGGTCACAGCAGCGCCTGTCAAGGTCGTCATGAACCCGCCGGCGTTTGGCGCAGCGCCACTCCAGGGGGCCACTCAAGGGGGCCACTCCAGGGGGCTACTCAAGGGGGCTACTCAGAGGGGCCGGGCCACGGATCCGGAGGGCCACTCAAGGGGGCCGGGCGAGGGCTCCGGGTATCGCGCCCGCGGACCCGGCAGCGAGGGATCCTCGAACGCTGACGACCGTTTGCACCGCACCAAGCAACCCCTCAAGTCAACAATCGCTCCTAAGGCAAACCCGTCCCAGCCCGCACGACACGGCGCCAGACCGCACTCATCCTGTTTGTTCATTTCAGCGGGGATAACGTCACCCGGGAGTACCGATGAAGCACCACATACGCCTGTTCGTTATCCTGTCGATTCTCGCCGCCCTGCCCGCCGCGGCCGACTTCGGACCCGTCGCCAACGACGAAGGTCTCGAATTCCAGCTCGACAGTTGCCAATTCCTGGGTAACTCAGGCACCCTGGT
This genomic stretch from Candidatus Coatesbacteria bacterium harbors:
- a CDS encoding TonB family protein; this translates as MDEENAMYQGSKFSQLSLSCQYEGGIMWPSTGCCCDDYHSKHPSAARSANQSILGGVEIGETPPTGGAVSNKEGNRRTRRRLILSRALLLSLLLDVIIVMALGNYSRPLRPYELQRDVQELENLEAYRPPPQTIVIPEVRPPVRRVITAPVVSEAEGAIDLPDTPVPGYLPLEKSDPFVDLDPLVDPGTSDTTTSARKLSLPEPVTPPGVRQFIEQTGESLTCSVGIYLSATGEVLRVRIINSTGRSDADAAALEAARKSQWEPAQQNGRPIAREVAVTYRFNFTQ